Proteins encoded together in one Oceanobacillus iheyensis HTE831 window:
- the mazG gene encoding nucleoside triphosphate pyrophosphohydrolase, producing MSKIEIIGLGAGDLDQLPFGVYKKLIQAPGPVLTRTIDHPVITELQKEEVSFASFDHLYEEEEGFAAVYERIVAELIHQAKKDSETILYAVPGHPMLAEKTTQLLLAQTEVEISLLGGQSYLDDLFTAMKIDPIEGFQFVDGTDLHRDQLNLKNHLFICQVYDAFIASEVKLTLLEDLPAEFEVYIVEAAGSVNEQIVKVTLEELDQKMWTSNLISVYVPPVPDELLHHTFSHFRQVMQTLRGPDGCPWDKKQTHESLRYHTIEEVYELIDAIDAEDDDNIIEELGDLLMHVLLHSQIGEDNGYFSIDDVILSITNKMIHRHPHVFSNQNVEDANQVEKNWEELKREEKGHQRELLLDGIPNHLPSLSAAYKITKKAAKVGFEWEDVGGVWDKLYEEIEEVKEAVREKNADEVEDEIGDVLFVLANLSRYYNVHPEIALNRANNKFKYRFGYIEDKLLENNLSFENVSLEQMDDYWNEAKQVKKEEENK from the coding sequence ATGAGCAAAATTGAAATCATTGGATTGGGTGCTGGGGATTTGGATCAATTACCGTTTGGTGTATATAAAAAACTGATTCAAGCCCCAGGACCTGTCCTTACAAGAACAATCGATCACCCGGTTATCACCGAATTACAAAAAGAAGAAGTGTCATTTGCTTCATTCGATCATTTATATGAAGAGGAAGAAGGATTTGCCGCTGTTTATGAACGAATTGTAGCGGAGTTAATCCATCAAGCAAAAAAAGACAGTGAAACCATTCTTTATGCAGTTCCAGGACATCCGATGTTGGCAGAAAAAACAACGCAGCTTTTATTAGCACAGACGGAAGTAGAAATAAGTCTTTTAGGTGGACAGAGTTATTTGGATGATTTATTCACTGCAATGAAGATTGATCCGATAGAAGGATTCCAATTTGTGGACGGGACGGATTTGCATCGGGATCAATTAAACTTAAAAAACCATCTGTTTATATGCCAAGTCTACGATGCGTTTATCGCTTCTGAAGTCAAATTAACGTTATTAGAAGACTTACCTGCTGAATTTGAAGTATATATTGTTGAAGCGGCAGGAAGTGTAAATGAGCAGATAGTTAAAGTTACATTGGAAGAGTTAGATCAAAAAATGTGGACGAGCAATTTAATTTCGGTTTATGTTCCTCCAGTCCCGGATGAATTACTTCATCACACATTTAGTCATTTCCGTCAAGTTATGCAGACTCTCCGAGGTCCAGATGGATGTCCGTGGGATAAGAAACAAACACACGAATCTTTACGTTATCACACTATTGAAGAGGTATATGAGTTAATCGATGCCATTGATGCAGAAGATGATGATAATATAATCGAGGAGCTTGGCGACTTATTGATGCATGTGTTGCTACATAGTCAAATCGGCGAGGACAATGGTTACTTCTCTATCGATGACGTTATATTGTCGATTACCAATAAGATGATCCATCGCCATCCTCATGTGTTTTCTAATCAAAATGTAGAAGATGCCAACCAGGTAGAAAAGAATTGGGAAGAATTAAAAAGAGAAGAAAAAGGTCATCAACGAGAATTGCTTTTAGATGGTATTCCAAACCATCTACCATCTCTATCAGCGGCATACAAAATAACGAAAAAAGCAGCCAAAGTTGGATTTGAGTGGGAAGACGTCGGGGGCGTTTGGGACAAACTTTATGAAGAAATTGAAGAAGTGAAAGAAGCAGTACGAGAAAAGAATGCAGACGAAGTAGAAGATGAAATAGGAGATGTCCTATTTGTTCTGGCGAATCTATCCAGATATTACAATGTACATCCGGAAATTGCGTTGAATCGTGCTAATAACAAATTCAAATATCGTTTTGGTTATATTGAAGATAAATTATTAGAGAATAACCTTTCGTTCGAGAACGTTTCTTTAGAGCAGATGGATGACTACTGGAATGAAGCGAAACAGGTGAAAAAAGAGGAGGAAAATAAATGA
- a CDS encoding RNA-binding S4 domain-containing protein yields the protein MRLDKFLKISRVIKRRTLAKEVAEQGRISVNGITAKASTKLSEGDELAIRFGQKMVYVRVNSLREIVRKDEAETLYTIIKEEKIDDK from the coding sequence ATGAGACTAGATAAATTTTTGAAAATATCTCGGGTGATTAAACGAAGAACGTTAGCAAAAGAAGTTGCTGAACAGGGGAGAATATCTGTAAATGGTATCACAGCAAAAGCATCTACAAAACTGTCAGAAGGGGATGAGCTAGCAATACGATTTGGACAAAAAATGGTTTACGTACGTGTGAATTCATTACGTGAAATTGTACGAAAAGATGAAGCAGAAACATTATATACAATTATAAAAGAAGAAAAGATTGATGATAAATAG
- the yabP gene encoding sporulation protein YabP, translating into MNYYEPKETINRVQTEHSVKINNRKDLEITGVKEVDSFDNEEFILETVMGYLIVRGQNLQLKNLDVTEGIVTIKGKIYELSYVDEQQQEKAKGFFSKLFR; encoded by the coding sequence ATGAACTATTATGAACCGAAAGAAACAATAAATCGTGTCCAGACTGAACACTCCGTAAAGATAAATAATCGAAAAGACCTCGAGATTACCGGTGTTAAGGAAGTAGATAGCTTTGATAATGAGGAGTTTATACTAGAGACGGTTATGGGCTATTTAATTGTGCGTGGGCAAAATTTACAGCTGAAAAACTTAGATGTAACGGAAGGCATTGTAACGATAAAGGGGAAAATTTATGAGCTTTCCTATGTAGATGAACAGCAACAGGAGAAAGCTAAAGGCTTCTTTAGCAAGTTGTTCCGATGA
- the yabQ gene encoding spore cortex biosynthesis protein YabQ, with amino-acid sequence MTLSVQFITMISMVLSGFYLGIIQQTFRRLTTYWRDNAFLTYFLEIGFWLTQAGVIFYVLYHVNAGEVRLYVLLACLLGFSIYQVFAKKPYIRMLEVIIRIVSSIYHFIRRLFDKLLLSPLKWIITLIYRMIKTIFGWIITLLLFILNVILAPFIWIGKGIYKLIPDSFKKFLKKIAGFYSKIKNICYRWLQLFRRR; translated from the coding sequence ATGACACTGAGTGTGCAGTTTATCACGATGATATCCATGGTTTTAAGTGGGTTTTATTTGGGTATTATACAACAGACATTCCGAAGATTAACGACATATTGGCGAGATAATGCTTTCCTAACTTATTTCTTGGAGATAGGCTTCTGGCTGACGCAGGCAGGGGTCATCTTTTATGTACTTTATCATGTAAACGCTGGTGAAGTTAGGTTGTATGTGTTGCTTGCTTGTTTACTTGGTTTTTCTATATATCAAGTGTTTGCGAAAAAACCATACATTCGAATGTTAGAAGTTATTATTCGTATCGTCAGCTCCATATATCATTTTATCCGCCGTTTATTTGATAAACTGCTCCTATCACCTTTAAAGTGGATAATTACCCTTATTTATCGTATGATAAAAACGATCTTTGGTTGGATAATCACCCTGCTCTTGTTTATATTAAATGTGATTTTAGCACCCTTTATTTGGATTGGAAAAGGGATCTATAAACTTATTCCCGATTCTTTCAAAAAATTTTTAAAGAAAATAGCAGGATTTTATAGTAAAATAAAGAATATATGCTATAGGTGGTTACAGTTATTTCGAAGGAGGTAA
- a CDS encoding FtsB family cell division protein, producing MANRKKNVTRLDSDYMQQHDVYIERQNRKKQRLVRRLVLFGLVIAIAFGSMTAYHVTQRSAKSDKLEEYEQLEEELVQLKNQEANLEEEINLLQDEDYVLDIARTNYFFSKEGEKIFKLPDEDPSY from the coding sequence TTGGCTAATAGAAAGAAAAATGTAACTAGATTAGATTCCGATTATATGCAGCAGCATGATGTTTACATAGAAAGACAAAATCGAAAAAAACAACGTTTGGTTCGTCGTCTAGTGCTATTTGGTTTAGTCATCGCTATTGCATTTGGGAGTATGACTGCTTACCATGTAACTCAACGTTCTGCAAAATCGGACAAGTTGGAAGAGTATGAGCAATTAGAAGAGGAACTTGTTCAACTGAAAAACCAAGAAGCAAATTTGGAAGAAGAAATTAATTTATTACAGGATGAAGATTATGTGTTAGATATTGCACGGACCAATTATTTCTTCTCTAAAGAGGGGGAAAAAATCTTTAAGTTACCGGATGAGGATCCGTCTTATTGA